The following DNA comes from Deltaproteobacteria bacterium.
ATTGCCGCTATTGAAGCCATCGGCGCGGTTCCGATACTTGTCGACATTCATGAAGCAACCATGAACATCTGCATTCGCTCAGCCGAGGCTGGCTTTTTAAAATGGAAAGACACCTACCCCATCCGTGCAGTTGTCCCGGTTCATATGTACGGTCACTCCGCGAACATGAACGATGTTATGTCCTTCGCCGAAGAATACGACCTTCTTGTTGTGGAGGATGGTTCCCAGGCACACGGCGCCAGGTGGAATAATCAAATGGTCGGGTCGTTTGGTCATGCTGCCGCCTTTAGCTTTTATCCAACGAAGAACCTCGGAGCGTATGGCGATGCGGGTATGCTTGTTACAAAGTCTCAGTCGATTGCTGACCAGGCTCGGGAACTGCGTCAATATGGGTGGCGCAAACGACATATAAGCTATCACCAGGCTACCAATTCACGAATGGACGATATTCAAGCAGCGATTCTTAGTACTCGGTTCAAAAGCTTGGCCAAAGAAACCAAGCGGCGACAAGAAATCGCCCAGCACTATACCGCGGCCCTCAAAGGTAAGGCCGGGTTTCGCGCACCGGATGTCTCTGAGGAGGCAGAGCACGTCTTTCATCAATATGTTGTGAGGCACCCCAACCGTGATGCCTTAGCGTCGCACCTAAACCATGCAGGCGTTGATACATCCGTGCTTTACCCTGTCCCAATTCATCGGCAACCCATATGGGAAAATCTTCCCCGGACAAACGATGCGGGGCTTGAGGTATGCGAAAAAGTGTCCCGCCACATTCTCTCGATCCCGGTGCATCCATTTTTACGGGATTCAGAAATAGAACGCATTGTATCCGCACTTGAAAGCTTTTCTGACACGTGATTTGCGAAGAAGCGGACCTCTTCGGTATGCTCAGCCTAACCTAAACTATACGCCCAAAACCCTCAGAAATTTAAAAGTGTGTCATGGACCCTAAAGCTGAAAAAATTTACAACTTAGCCCATAAGCAATTGCGCGCTGGGGATGTTGAGCTTGCCTACGGAATGGCTTCGAGTGCTATCCGGCAATTCCCGGAGTCAGCCCCTCTGCTCCAAGTCACAGCCCTTGCTGCATTTCAGATGGGGCTGAACGACGAAGCAATAGAGCTGTGCGAGCGCGCCTGGGCAATAGATCCCAACAATTACATTCTTGCCTATAACTATGCCACGATTTTACTCCATCTTGAGAGGGCAACCGATGCCCGCGAATGGCTTGTTAAAAGCCTCACCGTCAACCCGGACTACGCACCAGCGCATGCAAACCTTGGCTCTGTCTTAATTGCATTTGGGGAACTCGACGAAGCCCTTCTGCACCTCGACCGCTGCATTGAGCTTGGGACCGGAACAACAGCCGAGGTTTTAATCAACCGCGCAAGTGCTTTACGTGACTTAGGTAAAATCGACGAAGCTCTTCAGGGTTATCGCAATGCAATCGCCTTGGACTCCGAGTCGCAAATTGCTCATGCAAATTATCTACTTTGCTTAAATTATTCTCAGCAAAACCAGGCCACAATCAAAAAAGAGCACGAAGCCTGGGGAGCGTCCCAAAGCCACGGTCAACCTCCAATACCCATGCCTGTTCCTGCAGGTAAAATAAAAGTAGGCTATGTTTCTCCCGATTTTAGACGCCACTCGGTCGCCTTTTTCCTCGAGAGCGTCTTAAAAAATCATGACCACGAGAACTTCGAAATTGTTTGTGTTTCGAACACCCAACGCGAAGATGCTGTTACGGAAAACTTCAAAAAGTTATCCCATCAATGGATTGACGTGAAAAATTTGGACGCCCCAAGCGCATGCGCGGCGATTCAAGAAGCCGGTATCCATATCCTCGTCGATTTAGCAGCCCATACGGCTCACAACCGGCTCGATATTTTTGCCCAGCGCGCCGCCCCTATTCAAGCGACATGGCTAGGTTATCCAAATACCACTGGCTTACCTGAAATGGATTATCGAATTGGTGATGCACTGACAGATCCTCCAGGGTTTGCTCAGCACTACAGCGAACAACTTGTTCATCTGCCCAAAACATTCATCTGCTTTTGTCCACCTGAGCAATACCCAAGCTTAGACGACTCTGGCAGCCCTGCAGATTCGCCCATCACTTTTGGTTCCTTTAACCTCTTGGCGAAAATCAACCATGAAGTTATCCGTGTGTGGTCTCAAATTCTTCATCAAGTTGAAGACTCGAAAATCCTGCTGAAGTCCAGACAGCTCGCTTCCGAGGCCGCCAAAGAGCGCTACCTAAAGCTCTTTGAACAAAACGGAATCGACTCGAGCCGGGTAATTCTTAAATCTCACGTCAACTCTTTCATGGAGCATCTCAACTTATACCGGGAAGTTGATATTGGCCTTGACCCCTTTCCCTACCACGGGACCACCACAACATGTGAAGCTCTGCTTATGGGAACACCGGTTTTAACATTGGCAGGCGAGAGGCATAGCGCGCGCGTTGGCGCCAGCTTGCTTTCGGCATTAGGTATGGGCGACTGGGTATCTAAGAGTGTCAGTGATTATATTGAAAAAGCAGTAAACTTTGCCGGTG
Coding sequences within:
- a CDS encoding DegT/DnrJ/EryC1/StrS family aminotransferase; its protein translation is MSLEQPRIPIAAPGRSYQAHKDEINAAITAVLEGGHYILGPQSQRFEESFSKWVGSSYGIALASGTDAISLALRSCGVTRGDGVLTVANTAGATIAAIEAIGAVPILVDIHEATMNICIRSAEAGFLKWKDTYPIRAVVPVHMYGHSANMNDVMSFAEEYDLLVVEDGSQAHGARWNNQMVGSFGHAAAFSFYPTKNLGAYGDAGMLVTKSQSIADQARELRQYGWRKRHISYHQATNSRMDDIQAAILSTRFKSLAKETKRRQEIAQHYTAALKGKAGFRAPDVSEEAEHVFHQYVVRHPNRDALASHLNHAGVDTSVLYPVPIHRQPIWENLPRTNDAGLEVCEKVSRHILSIPVHPFLRDSEIERIVSALESFSDT
- a CDS encoding tetratricopeptide repeat protein, which encodes MDPKAEKIYNLAHKQLRAGDVELAYGMASSAIRQFPESAPLLQVTALAAFQMGLNDEAIELCERAWAIDPNNYILAYNYATILLHLERATDAREWLVKSLTVNPDYAPAHANLGSVLIAFGELDEALLHLDRCIELGTGTTAEVLINRASALRDLGKIDEALQGYRNAIALDSESQIAHANYLLCLNYSQQNQATIKKEHEAWGASQSHGQPPIPMPVPAGKIKVGYVSPDFRRHSVAFFLESVLKNHDHENFEIVCVSNTQREDAVTENFKKLSHQWIDVKNLDAPSACAAIQEAGIHILVDLAAHTAHNRLDIFAQRAAPIQATWLGYPNTTGLPEMDYRIGDALTDPPGFAQHYSEQLVHLPKTFICFCPPEQYPSLDDSGSPADSPITFGSFNLLAKINHEVIRVWSQILHQVEDSKILLKSRQLASEAAKERYLKLFEQNGIDSSRVILKSHVNSFMEHLNLYREVDIGLDPFPYHGTTTTCEALLMGTPVLTLAGERHSARVGASLLSALGMGDWVSKSVSDYIEKAVNFAGADKELSRQEIRKRFLESSLCDTSGFTRDLESLFKDFVAKSTQG